From Humisphaera borealis, the proteins below share one genomic window:
- a CDS encoding Gfo/Idh/MocA family protein: MPSINRREFMALGLAAGVAVAAQAQQKENEKSIRVGLIGHTGRGNYGHGLDVMWQQVAGTQVVAVADADAAGLEAARKKLGGVPGYADYRKMLAEVRPQVVAVGPRYVDEHLAMILAAVDAGVRGIYIEKPFCRTPAEADAIVEACEKQNVKLAIAHRNRYHPALNTVSTLVKDGAIGKLLELRGRGKEDARGGSLDLWVLGSHVLNLVHFFAGAPLSCTATVLQDRKPITKADVKDGGEGVGPLAGNEVHARFETESGIPAFFDSVANAGAKNAGFGLQLIGTAGVIDLRMDTEPFAHLLPGNPFQPVREPRTWTPISTAGVGKPEPIEALAKQVMSHAVGGRDLLAAIREDRSPLCGPRDGRVIVEMINAVFESQRLGSARVPFPLTKRQAPLSVGG; the protein is encoded by the coding sequence ATGCCTTCTATCAACCGCCGGGAGTTCATGGCCCTGGGCCTCGCCGCCGGGGTCGCCGTCGCCGCACAAGCGCAGCAGAAGGAGAATGAGAAATCGATTCGCGTCGGCCTGATCGGCCACACGGGACGCGGCAATTACGGGCACGGATTGGACGTGATGTGGCAGCAGGTGGCGGGCACACAGGTCGTCGCCGTCGCCGATGCCGATGCGGCCGGGCTGGAGGCGGCGCGGAAGAAGCTCGGCGGCGTTCCCGGTTACGCCGACTACCGCAAAATGCTCGCCGAAGTCAGGCCACAGGTCGTCGCCGTCGGCCCGCGTTATGTCGATGAGCACCTGGCGATGATACTGGCGGCGGTCGATGCCGGGGTACGCGGCATCTACATCGAAAAGCCCTTCTGCCGCACGCCGGCCGAAGCCGACGCCATCGTCGAAGCCTGTGAGAAGCAGAACGTCAAGCTGGCGATCGCACACCGTAACCGTTACCACCCGGCGCTCAACACCGTATCCACGCTGGTGAAGGACGGCGCGATCGGAAAGCTGCTCGAACTGCGCGGCCGCGGGAAGGAAGACGCCCGCGGCGGGTCTCTCGACCTGTGGGTTCTCGGCTCGCACGTGCTGAACCTGGTTCACTTCTTCGCCGGCGCCCCCCTCTCGTGCACGGCGACCGTGCTTCAGGACCGCAAACCGATCACGAAGGCCGATGTAAAGGATGGCGGCGAAGGCGTCGGCCCCCTGGCTGGCAACGAAGTGCACGCGCGGTTCGAGACCGAAAGCGGGATTCCTGCGTTCTTCGATTCGGTCGCCAACGCCGGTGCGAAGAATGCCGGCTTCGGCCTGCAACTGATCGGCACGGCCGGCGTGATTGATCTGCGAATGGACACCGAGCCATTCGCACACCTTCTACCCGGCAATCCGTTCCAACCGGTCCGAGAGCCCCGCACCTGGACGCCAATCTCGACGGCCGGCGTCGGCAAGCCCGAACCGATCGAGGCGCTGGCGAAGCAGGTGATGAGCCATGCCGTGGGCGGGCGTGACCTGCTCGCCGCGATTCGTGAAGACCGCTCCCCGCTGTGCGGGCCCCGCGACGGCCGGGTGATCGTCGAGATGATCAACGCCGTCTTCGAATCGCAGCGGCTGGGCAGCGCCCGCGTTCCATTCCCGCTCACCAAGCGGCAGGCCCCGCTGTCGGTCGGTGGTTAG
- a CDS encoding YqgE/AlgH family protein: protein MDSLQGQLLIAAPRLSDPNFFHTVVFMVQHSEEGALGLVLNRPLETSVRDVWKQVSDGDCLIEGSIHQGGPCEGPLMVLHSDEAGGDMDVMPGITMSTNREAIEKLVTAGASPTRFFVGYAGWTAGQLEAELESASWLTCDAELEHVFEDHDDLWQQLHRAVTRAAQTSWIPPEIMPDDPSLN from the coding sequence ATGGATTCGCTCCAGGGACAACTTCTGATCGCGGCTCCCCGGCTGTCGGACCCCAACTTCTTCCACACCGTCGTGTTTATGGTCCAGCACAGCGAGGAGGGGGCCTTGGGGCTGGTTCTTAACCGGCCGCTGGAAACCTCCGTCCGCGACGTATGGAAACAGGTCAGCGACGGGGACTGCCTGATCGAAGGGTCAATCCACCAGGGCGGACCCTGCGAGGGACCGCTGATGGTCCTGCATTCCGACGAAGCCGGTGGTGACATGGACGTGATGCCCGGCATCACCATGAGCACCAACCGCGAAGCGATCGAAAAGCTGGTGACGGCTGGCGCGTCGCCGACGCGCTTCTTTGTCGGCTATGCCGGCTGGACCGCGGGGCAGTTGGAGGCCGAACTGGAGTCGGCGTCATGGTTAACCTGCGACGCCGAGTTGGAGCACGTCTTCGAAGACCACGACGATTTGTGGCAGCAGTTGCACCGCGCGGTCACGCGGGCCGCGCAAACAAGCTGGATTCCGCCGGAAATCATGCCGGATGATCCTTCGCTCAACTGA